The following proteins are co-located in the Spea bombifrons isolate aSpeBom1 chromosome 3, aSpeBom1.2.pri, whole genome shotgun sequence genome:
- the LOC128484028 gene encoding DC-STAMP domain-containing protein 2-like yields MGTTLGPWEWMCTCCKTTCGLCRRACPCACSCNCPCSCKCPCKRKCPCDCPCDCPRDCDCPRDCPCDCSRDCLSNLCPEEVKVEEVSAEDYIDEDKKEVRAQLREDNAVKSSLRSCGAFTFGLILTAMYAAIVLFVKNYSLKYCIVSSVVICILLTLGMAFFMKMRVTVFLMLPQLFSIEGKTIVLLVAFSLALQGPAANTLENFRRSSESVSCGVELAMNQTKELLEKVKRPLVSALDILRNIGQRLKGVADRARKFFKTVTDGVKHIGRVLRNVWRFIANIGEVCNEELEVPYLKCRKIFDTARNQCFQVMPFLSFLCYIVDAFKPLCGLAKTATILCLLPKYLQKYVRKHVKNPIINMLRNIKDKFEFNVTVIHDFDINLNSSKSIKQVAVGIMSEVQSTLNPYLDVLSMFSYSMTFVCLFIYIMAARYQRKYLYEDNHDNIYITRSFIELDVMRAKQGRRTLLPLSAREAYNFILPGSLYLTKRERKGYSFDIINVFRNVLVVAFMMVMDFIIYWVLDMVYYLLQADVVARAPVTFSVLINGSGYASEIFSNVVSAFDILQRGNLTVLSKKCLVAPSAPDFKGYILIGSMYGLCFLIAIFGVYIRRLQRVICAYYYPSREQERICFLYNNLITKRTNIEDSLIRSVRMNAEDGGHSSFLQVLAAKLPGCRWFAQLLGTNEQYCMACAKTITGSEGQDCVACITPGCKGMYCRGCFEILNNICTICMAPLAYSEAIEEEVDSSDEEQVHLWIDAMKTIKAEEKGKRKKLKEVVKDRLKQVLRSQGSRAALGEKLLEKYKEEVRGREEDESSGISEVESSEDSEDTDFEYQNSTEDIDSSDSEDHTTPPFTKWTEARRKRDLVTPARQRPPRRRGRRAVKNGGGN; encoded by the coding sequence ATGGGGACAACACTAGGCCCCTGGGAATGGATGTGTACctgctgcaaaaccacatgTGGCCTATGCCGGCGTGCCTGCCCCTGCGCCTGTTCCTGCAACTGTCCTTGCTCCTGCAAGTGCCCCTGCAAGCGCAAGTGCCCCTGCGACTGCCCCTGCGACTGCCCGCGGGACTGCGACTGCCCTCGCGACTGCCCCTGTGACTGCTCCCGCGATTGCTTGTCAAACCTGTGCCCTGAAGAAGTGAAGGTCGAGGAAGTGAGCGCCGAGGATTACATTGACGAGGACAAAAAGGAGGTGAGAGCCCAACTCCGAGAGGACAACGCGGTGAAATCTTCTCTGAGGAGCTGTGGCGCCTTCACCTTTGGGTTGATTCTCACCGCCATGTATGCGGCCATCGTCCTCTTTGTGAAGAACTATAGCCTGAAGTACTGCATCGTGTCCTCAGTGGTCATCTGCATCCTCCTCACCCTCGGCATGGCCTTCTTCATGAAGATGCGGGTCACAGTGTTCCTTATGCTGCCCCAGCTCTTCTCAATTGAGGGCAAGACCATCGTGCTTCTGGTCGCCTTCTCGCTGGCCTTACAGGGACCTGCAGCCAACACCTTGgagaatttccggcgctcatctgAGTCCGTGTCCTGCGGCGTGGAACTGGCCATGAACCAGACCAAGGAGCtcctggaaaaagttaaaaggccgttAGTGAGTGCGCTGGATATTCTGAGGAACATCGGCCAGAGGCTGAAAGGAGTGGCCGATCGGGCCAGAAAGTTCTTCAAGACGGTGACAGACGGAGTGAAGCACATCGGACGCGTCCTGCGGAATGTGTGGCGTTTTATCGCCAATATCGGGGAGGTCTGTAACGAGGAACTGGAAGTTCCCTATCTAAAGTGCAGGAAAATATTTGACACGGCACGGAATCAGTGCTTCCAGGTGATGCCATTCTTGTCATTCCTGTGCTACATTGTGGACGCCTTCAAACCGCTGTGTGGACTGGCTAAAACCGCTACAATCCTATGCCTCCTGCCAAAGTATCTCCAGAAATATGTCCGAAAGCATGTGAAAAACCCCATCATCAACATGCTCCGCAACATCAAGGACAAGTTTGAGTTTAACGTGACGGTTATTCACGACTTCGACATAAACCTGAACTCCAGCAAGAGCATCAAGCAGGTGGCAGTCGGCATCATGAGCGAAGTGCAGAGCACACTGAACCCCTATCTGGATGTGCTCAGCATGTTCAGCTATTCAATGACATTTGTTTGCCTCTTCATCTACATCATGGCCGCTCGGTACCAGCGCAAGTACCTCTATGAAGATAACCACGACAATATCTACATAACGCGGTCCTTCATAGAGCTGGACGTGATGAGAGCCAAGCAAGGGCGCagaaccctcctgcccctttcCGCCAGAGAGGCCTACAACTTCATCCTGCCAGGTTCGCTTTACCTGACCAAACGTGAGAGGAAGGGATATTCTTTTGACATCATCAACGTCTTCCGAAATGTTCTGGTGGTCGCATTTATGATGGTGATGGACTTCATCATCTACTGGGTGCTGGACATGGTGTATTACCTGCTGCAAGCGGACGTGGTTGCCAGAGCTCCGGTGACGTTCTCTGTGCTGATCAACGGCTCCGGTTATGCCAGCGAAATCTTCTCCAATGTGGTGTCTGCGTTTGACATCCTTCAGAGAGGGAACTTGACAGTTTTGTCAAAGAAATGCCTAGTCGCTCCGTCCGCCCCAGACTTTAAAGGATACATACTCATAGGTTCAATGTATGGCCTGTGCTTCCTCATTGCGATATTTGGCGTCTACATACGGAGGCTGCAGCGCGTAATCTGTGCCTATTATTACCCATCCCGTGAGCAGGAGCGCATCTGTTTTCTTTACAACAACTTGATAACCAAACGCACAAACATTGAGGACTCCTTGATCAGGAGCGTGAGGATGAATGCAGAGGACGGGGGGCACTCTAGCTTCCTGCAGGTCCTGGCGGCAAAACTCCCCGGGTGCCGCTGGTTTGCCCAGCTGTTGGGCACCAATGAGCAGTACTGCATGGCATGTGCCAAGACAATCACTGGCAGCGAGGGGCAGGACTGCGTGGCCTGCATCACCCCAGGCTGTAAAGGGATGTACTGCAGGGGCTGCTTTGAGATCCTTAATAACATCTGCACAATTTGTATGGCTCCACTGGCATACTCTGAGGCTATCGAAGAGGAGGTCGACTCCAGTGACGAAGAACAGGTCCACCTCTGGATCGATGCCATGAAAACCATTAAGGctgaagagaaaggaaagaggaagaagctGAAAGAGGTTGTGAAGGATCGCCTCAAACAGGTTCTCCGTAGCCAGGGTAGCAGAGCAGCGTTAGGCGAGAAGCTCCTGGAGAAGTATAAGGAGGAGGTCCGCGGCAGGGAGGAAGATGAGAGCTCAGGAATCAGTGAGGTTGAATCCAGTGAGGACTCTGAAGATACAGATTTTGAATATCAGAACTCAACAGAGGACATTGACTCTTCAGATTCTGAGGACCACACGACCCCCCCATTCACAAAGTGGACAGAAGCACGAAGGAAGAGGGATCTGGTCACCCCCGCGCGGCAGAGGCCACCCAGGAGGAGAGGACGGCGGGCGGTGAAGAATGGAGGTGGAAACTAG
- the LOC128484027 gene encoding DC-STAMP domain-containing protein 2-like — translation MGTTLGPWEWMCTCCKTTCGLCRRACPCACSCNCPCSCKCPCKRKCPCDCPCDCPRDCDCPRDCPCDCSRDCLSNLCPEEVKVEEVSAEDYIDEDKKEVRAQLREDNAVKSSLRSCGAFTFGLILTAMYAAIVLFVKNYSLKYCIVSSVVICILLTLGMAFFMKMRVTVFLMLPQLFSIEGKTIVLLVAFSLALQGPAANTLENFRRSSESVSCGVELAMNQTKELLEKVKRPLVSALDILRNIGQRLKGVADRARKFFKTVTDGVKHIGRVLRNVWRFIANIGEVCNEELEVPYLKCRKIFDTARNQCFQVMPFLSFLCYIVDAFKPLCGLAKTATILCLLPKYLQKYVRKHVKNPIINMLRNIKDKFEFNVTVIHDFDINLNSSKSIKQVAVGIMSEVQSTLNPYLDVLSMFSYSMTFVCLFIYIMAARYQRKYLYEDNHDNIYITRSFIELDVMRAKQGRRTLLPLSAREAYNFILPGSLYLTKRERKGYSFDIINVFRNVLVVAFMMVMDFIIYWVLDMVYYLLQADVVARAPVTFSVLINGSGYASEIFSNVVSAFDILQRGNLTVLSKKCLVAPSAPDFKGYILIGSMYGLCFLIAIFGVYIRRLQRVICAYYYPSREQERICFLYNNLITKRTNIEDSLIRSVRMNAEDGGHSSFLQVLAAKLPGCRWFAQLLGTNEQYCMACAKTITGSEGQDCVACITPGCKGMYCRGCFEILNNICTICMAPLAYSEAIEEEVDSSDEEQVHLWIDAMKTIKAEEKGKRKKLKEVVKDRLKQVLRSQGSRAALGEKLLEKYKEEVRGREEDESSGISEVESSEDSEDTDFEYQNSTEDTDSSDSEDHTTPPFTKWTEARRKRDLVTPARQRPPRRRGRRAVKNGGGN, via the coding sequence ATGGGGACAACACTAGGCCCCTGGGAATGGATGTGTACctgctgcaaaaccacatgTGGCCTATGCCGGCGTGCCTGCCCCTGCGCCTGTTCCTGCAACTGTCCTTGCTCCTGCAAGTGCCCCTGCAAGCGCAAGTGCCCCTGCGACTGCCCCTGCGACTGCCCGCGGGACTGCGACTGCCCTCGCGACTGCCCCTGTGACTGCTCCCGCGATTGCTTGTCAAACCTGTGCCCTGAAGAAGTGAAGGTCGAGGAAGTGAGCGCCGAGGATTACATTGACGAGGACAAAAAGGAGGTGAGAGCCCAACTCCGAGAGGACAACGCGGTGAAATCTTCTCTGAGGAGCTGTGGCGCCTTCACCTTTGGGTTGATTCTCACCGCCATGTATGCGGCCATCGTCCTCTTTGTGAAGAACTATAGCCTGAAGTACTGCATCGTGTCCTCAGTGGTCATCTGCATCCTCCTCACCCTCGGCATGGCCTTCTTCATGAAGATGCGGGTCACAGTGTTCCTTATGCTGCCCCAGCTCTTCTCAATTGAGGGCAAGACCATCGTGCTTCTGGTCGCCTTCTCGCTGGCCTTACAGGGACCTGCAGCCAACACCTTGgagaatttccggcgctcatctgAGTCCGTGTCCTGCGGCGTGGAACTGGCCATGAACCAGACCAAGGAGCtcctggaaaaagttaaaaggccgttAGTGAGTGCGCTGGATATTCTGAGGAACATCGGCCAGAGGCTGAAAGGAGTGGCCGATCGGGCCAGAAAGTTCTTCAAGACGGTGACAGACGGAGTGAAGCACATCGGACGCGTCCTGCGGAATGTGTGGCGTTTTATCGCCAATATCGGGGAGGTCTGTAACGAGGAACTGGAAGTTCCCTATCTAAAGTGCAGGAAAATATTTGACACGGCACGGAATCAGTGCTTCCAGGTGATGCCATTCTTGTCATTCCTGTGCTACATTGTGGACGCCTTCAAACCGCTGTGTGGACTGGCTAAAACCGCTACAATCCTATGCCTCCTGCCAAAGTATCTCCAGAAATATGTCCGAAAGCATGTGAAAAACCCCATCATCAACATGCTCCGCAACATCAAGGACAAGTTTGAGTTTAACGTGACGGTTATTCACGACTTCGACATAAACCTGAACTCCAGCAAGAGCATCAAGCAGGTGGCAGTCGGCATCATGAGCGAAGTGCAGAGCACACTGAACCCCTATCTGGATGTGCTCAGCATGTTCAGCTATTCAATGACATTTGTTTGCCTCTTCATCTACATCATGGCCGCTCGGTACCAGCGCAAGTACCTCTATGAAGATAACCACGACAATATCTACATAACGCGGTCCTTCATAGAGCTGGACGTGATGAGAGCCAAGCAAGGGCGCagaaccctcctgcccctttcCGCCAGAGAGGCCTACAACTTCATCCTGCCAGGTTCGCTTTACCTGACCAAACGTGAGAGGAAGGGATATTCTTTTGACATCATCAACGTCTTCCGAAATGTTCTGGTGGTCGCATTTATGATGGTGATGGACTTCATCATCTACTGGGTGCTGGACATGGTGTATTACCTGCTGCAAGCGGACGTGGTTGCCAGAGCTCCGGTGACGTTCTCTGTGCTGATCAACGGCTCCGGTTATGCCAGCGAAATCTTCTCCAATGTGGTGTCTGCGTTTGACATCCTTCAGAGAGGGAACTTGACAGTTTTGTCAAAGAAATGCCTAGTCGCTCCGTCCGCCCCAGACTTTAAAGGATACATACTCATAGGTTCAATGTATGGCCTGTGCTTCCTCATTGCGATATTTGGCGTCTACATACGGAGGCTGCAGCGCGTAATCTGTGCCTATTATTACCCATCCCGTGAGCAGGAGCGCATCTGTTTTCTTTACAACAACTTGATAACCAAACGCACAAACATTGAGGACTCCTTGATCAGGAGCGTGAGGATGAATGCAGAGGACGGGGGGCACTCTAGCTTCCTGCAGGTCCTGGCGGCAAAACTCCCCGGGTGCCGCTGGTTTGCCCAGCTGTTGGGCACCAATGAGCAGTACTGCATGGCATGTGCCAAGACAATCACTGGCAGCGAGGGGCAGGACTGCGTGGCCTGCATCACCCCAGGCTGTAAAGGGATGTACTGCAGGGGCTGCTTTGAGATCCTTAATAACATCTGCACAATTTGTATGGCTCCACTGGCATACTCTGAGGCTATCGAAGAGGAGGTCGACTCCAGTGACGAAGAACAGGTCCACCTCTGGATCGATGCCATGAAAACCATTAAGGctgaagagaaaggaaagaggaagaagctGAAAGAGGTTGTGAAGGATCGCCTCAAACAGGTTCTCCGTAGCCAGGGTAGCAGAGCAGCGTTAGGCGAGAAGCTCCTGGAGAAGTATAAGGAGGAGGTCCGTGGCAGGGAGGAAGATGAGAGCTCAGGAATCAGTGAGGTTGAATCCAGTGAGGACTCTGAAGATACAGATTTTGAATATCAGAACTCAACAGAGGACACTGACTCTTCAGATTCTGAGGACCACACGACCCCCCCATTCACAAAGTGGACAGAAGCACGAAGGAAGAGGGATCTGGTCACCCCCGCGCGGCAGAGGCCACCCAGGAGGAGAGGACGGCGGGCGGTGAAGAATGGAGGTGGAAACTAG